The following are encoded in a window of Amaranthus tricolor cultivar Red isolate AtriRed21 chromosome 2, ASM2621246v1, whole genome shotgun sequence genomic DNA:
- the LOC130806720 gene encoding heavy metal-associated isoprenylated plant protein 39, producing the protein MAQKVVLKVLTMTDEKTKQKAIEAAADIFGVDSIAADLKEQKLTVIGQMDAVAIVKKLKKVGKVDIVSVGPAKEEKKEEKKEEKKEEKKEEKKEEKKEEKKEEKKDEKK; encoded by the exons atggcACAG AAAGTAGTATTGAAGGTGCTGACTATGACTGATGAGAAAACAAAGCAGAAAGCTATAGAAGCTGCAGCCGATATATTTG GGGTGGATTCAATAGCAGCAGATCTAAAAGAACAGAAATTGACAGTAATTGGACAGATGGATGCAGTAGCAATTGTGAAGAAGTTGAAAAAAGTGGGGAAAGTTGATATAGTCTCTGTTGGTCCAGCCaaagaagagaagaaagaagaaaagaaagaagaaaagaaagaggagaagaaagaggagaagaaggaagagaagaaagaggagaaaaaggaagaaaaaaaggATGAGAAGAAATaa